The stretch of DNA GCGGAGGTCATGAAGGGCAGGGACAAGCTTTGTATAGCTCCTCGAGTTTCGGTGCTGGTGCGGCGGTTGGGGCTGTGTTAAGTGGCTACTTATGGGCGAATATGGGGGCAAGAGGAACCTTTGCTATGTCAACGGCGGTTTGTCTGCTAGCGTTAGTCATTGCTTTCATCAGTTTCCGAACGCAAGAGTTCCAAAAAAGCGATAGCTGAATTGGAGAGGGTGCGATCTCGGTGGTAGATGGCGCCTAGGTTTCGGCATAGAGAAACGCCTTCTACTTCCAATATTTTCAGTTTCGAGTCGACCAAGGTAAGCGGTAACAGACTCCAGCCCAAGCCAATACTGACCATCATATGGATGGTTTCCAAGTAATTAGTGCACATACTAACCCTTAGCTGGACGTGGTTTTCCTCAAATAGTGTTTTTGTCATAGCACCTGTGAAGGTGTTCAGCTCAGGGAGAATAGCGCCATACATCGCAAAGTCTCTGAGCGTTACTTTTTGCTTTTTTGCTAAAGGATGATCCAGAGCAGCAACGAAATACAGGGGATCGGGCCAGACCTCTTGTGTTTTGATCTTATCAACAGGCTCCTCCGCAAGCGTGGTCAAAGCGAGCTCTGTTTTGCCTTGTAATACCTCGTCATAGGCAGTCTCTGACGCTAGAAAGCGGATATCTAGGCTGACCTCTGGGTATAGATCAGAAAAGCGCTTTAACACGGGCGGTAGTCTGTG from Pseudomonadales bacterium encodes:
- a CDS encoding LysR family transcriptional regulator, translated to MDIHTLNAFIQVAETGSFSLAADLLHITQPAVSKRIAMLENQLGLRLIDRIGRRVALTEAGANLLPRAITILADIEDAKRSLTNLSGTITGVLNMGISHHLGLHRLPPVLKRFSDLYPEVSLDIRFLASETAYDEVLQGKTELALTTLAEEPVDKIKTQEVWPDPLYFVAALDHPLAKKQKVTLRDFAMYGAILPELNTFTGAMTKTLFEENHVQLRVSMCTNYLETIHMMVSIGLGWSLLPLTLVDSKLKILEVEGVSLCRNLGAIYHRDRTLSNSAIAFLELLRSETDESND